In a genomic window of Macrobrachium nipponense isolate FS-2020 chromosome 10, ASM1510439v2, whole genome shotgun sequence:
- the LOC135223944 gene encoding KRAB-A domain-containing protein 2-like encodes MQSCAKGKYKGIMVYQDHLTKYCPLTSKRAAEVAFQLMDIFLMFGAPQILQHDNGSEFAALVVSELKLLWPNLLIIHGKPRHPQSQGSVERLNCDIKDMLISWLGDNDASDWPMGLRFVQFQKNTSYHSGIKQSPYKALFGVEARVGLHESPECMNPPDETPECTNPPDETPECTNPPDNSPQSTKPPDNSPDCTNPPERMPPGVA; translated from the exons ATGCAGTCTTGCGCCAAAGGAAAATATAAGGGGATAATGGTGTACCAAGATCATCTAACAAAGTATTGTCCCTTAACTTCAAAGAGAGCAGCTGAGGTTGCATTCCAGCTAATGGACATATTTTTAATGTTCGGAGCCCCTCAAATTCTGCAACATGATAATGGTAGTGAATTTGCAGCATTGGTTGTCTCGGAACTCAAACTTCTTTGGCCAAACCTGTTGATCATTCATGGTAAACCAAGGCATCCACAGAGCCAGGGATCAGTTGAACGCCTTAACTGTGATATAAAAGACATGCTTATTTCATGGTTAGGGGATAATGATGCAAGTGACTGGCCCATGGGACTCAGGTTTGTGCAGTTCCAAAAGAACACCAGTTACCATTCTGGAATCAAACAATCCCCATACAAAGCACTCTTTGGTGTTGAGGCCAGAGTAGGTCTAC ACGAATCACCCGAGTGCATGAACCCTCCAGACGAAACACCCGAGTGCACGAACCCTCCAGATGAAACACCTGAGTGCACGAACCCTCCAGACAATTCACCTCAGAGCACGAAACCTCCAGACAATTCACCTGACTGCACAAACCCTCCAGAACGGATGCCACCTGGAGTTGCATGA